A window from Salminus brasiliensis chromosome 7, fSalBra1.hap2, whole genome shotgun sequence encodes these proteins:
- the p4hb gene encoding protein disulfide-isomerase: MLKLVLLCALAVAAELPEEEDVLVLTKSNFEEALKAHPNILVEFYAPWCGHCKALAPEYAKAAGMLKAEGSEIRLGKVDATEEADLAQEFGVRGYPTIKFFKGGEKSSPKEYSAGRQADDIVNWLKKRTGPAATPLTEVTQAESLIADNEVAVIGFFKDVDSDGAKAFIKAAEAVDDIPFGISSDDAVFSKFEVTKDSVVLFKKFDEGRNTFDGELSKEGLLNFIKANQLPLVIEFTEQTAPKIFGGDIKSHILLFVPKASKDFQDKMDNFKKAAEGFKGKILFIFIDSDVDDNQRILEFFGLKKEECPALRLITLEDEMTKYKPETSEITAENIITFCTAFTEGKLKPHLMSQDIPEDWDKSPVKVLVGKNFEEVVFDPTKNVFVEFYAPWCGHCKQLAPIWDQLGEKYKDSKDVVVAKMDSTANEIETVKVHSFPTLKFFPAGEEHKIIDYSGERTLEGFTKFLESGGKEGGAPAGEDEDEEDPELDDSDDDSDEGNNDEEHDEL; this comes from the exons ATGCTCCATGGTGCGGTCACTGCAAGGCCCTGGCGCCCGAATACGCCAAAGCCGCTGGAATGCTCAAGGCTGAGGGTTCAGAAATCCGCCTGGGCAAAGTGGACGCCACAGAGGAGGCAGACCTCGCGCAGGAGTTCGGGGTGCGGGGGTATCCCACCATCAAATTCTTCAAGGGAGGAGAGAAGTCTTCCCCCAAAGAGTACTCTG cTGGGCGGCAGGCCGATGACATCGTGAACTGGCTGAAGAAGCGGACAGGGCCGGCAGCCACCCCTCTGACGGAGGTCACTCAGGCTGAGTCGCTCATCGCAGACAACGAGGTCGCAGTCATCGGCTTCTTCAAG GACGTGGACTCTGATGGTGCCAAGGCCTTTATCAAAGCGGCGGAGGCTGTCGACGACATTCCATTCGGCATCAGCTCCGACGATGCCGTCTTCTCCAAGTTCGAGGTCACCAAAGACTCCGTTGTGCTCTTCAAGAAG tttgATGAGGGCCGTAACACTTTTGATGGAGAGCTCAGCAAAGAGGGCCTCCTGAACTTCATCAAGGCCAACCAGCTGCCCCTGGTCATCGAGTTCACTGAGCAG ACTGCTCCCAAAATCTTTGGAGGAGACATCAAGTCACACATTTTGCTGTTTGTGCCCAAAGCAAGCAAAGACTTCCAGGACAAGATGGACAACTTCAAAAAAGCAGCTGAGGGCTTTAAGGGCAAG atcctcttcatcttcatcgacAGCGATGTGGACGATAACCAGCGCATCCTGGAGTTCTTCGGGCTGAAGAAGGAGGAGTGTCCCGCCCTGCGACTCATCACCCTGGAGGACGAGATGACCAAATACAAGCCAGAGACGTCAGAGATCACAGCCGAAAACATCATCACCTTCTGCACAGCTTTTACTGAGGGCAAACTCAAG CCTCATCTTATGAGCCAGGACATTCCTGAAGATTGGGACAAATCCCCAGTCAAGGTCCTGGTGGGCAAGAACTTCGAGGAAGTCGTCTTTGACCCCACCAAGAATGTCTTCGTTGAGTTCT ATGCCCCCTGGTGCGGTCACTGTAAACAGCTGGCTCCTATCTGGGATCAGCTGGGAGAGAAGTATAAGGACAGCAAAGACGTTGTGGTAGCCAAGATGGACTCCACAGCCAACGAGATCGAGACTGTTAAAGTCCACAGCTTCCCCACACTGAAATTCTTCCCTGCTGGGGAGGAGCACAAG ATAATCGACTACAGTGGGGAGAGGACGCTGGAGGGCTTCACAAAGTTTTTGGAGAGCGGTGGAAAGGAAGGAGGAGCACCAGCAggagaggatgaggatgaggag GATCCGGAACTCGATGATTCAGATGATGATTCAGACGAAGGAAACAACGATGAAGAGCACGATGAGTTATAA